A stretch of the Desulfobaculum bizertense DSM 18034 genome encodes the following:
- the nadB gene encoding L-aspartate oxidase, with protein MNCYRYRTEVLIIGSGIAGATAALQLADEGRQVSLLTADDAPDKGNSALAQGGIIYKAPDENPKALEEDILVAGWRQNNPRAVRFVAQQGPQAVKDILLDKLKVDFARDEKGALDLHREGGHDRPRIIHCADYSGRAIMDQLTAAVQRHPNITIMTKRTAIDLLTSHHHAKALEFKYQLKNQCCGAYVYNDDLKQVETILADYTILATGGIGQIYQHTTNTASSIGSGMVMASRAKAKTINAEYVQFHPTSLYHRAPRRFLISEAVRGAGARLVNEKGEAFMSRYDPRADLAPRDIVTRAIQDEMLATGSPCVYLDVAKYSTVDIEKSFPTITNKCREIGLEITKEPIPVVPSAHYFCGGVLTDTHARTTLSRLYAVGECACTGLHGANRLASTSLLEALLYGVSAAEDISKHYNARNKLPKRLVEAMPDWVSGGNTENEDPALIAQDWATIRTTMWNYVGITRTTPRLKRAYDDMRSLYRNLQDFYRETPISKSLIDLFHGCYAAYIVTLGASRNHTSTGCHYRK; from the coding sequence ATTATTGGTTCCGGCATTGCAGGTGCAACCGCCGCCTTGCAGCTCGCTGACGAAGGCCGACAGGTCAGCCTGCTTACGGCAGACGATGCCCCAGACAAAGGCAACTCTGCCCTTGCTCAGGGGGGCATTATCTATAAAGCCCCAGACGAGAACCCCAAAGCCCTCGAAGAGGATATTCTTGTCGCGGGCTGGAGACAAAACAACCCTCGCGCTGTCCGGTTTGTCGCTCAGCAGGGTCCGCAGGCCGTCAAGGACATTCTTCTCGACAAGCTGAAAGTTGATTTTGCCCGAGATGAAAAAGGTGCTCTGGATCTTCACCGGGAAGGCGGTCACGACCGCCCCCGGATTATCCACTGCGCAGACTATTCTGGTCGTGCGATTATGGATCAGCTCACTGCAGCAGTGCAGCGGCATCCAAACATCACGATCATGACCAAGCGAACGGCCATTGACCTGCTCACGAGTCATCACCATGCAAAGGCTCTTGAGTTTAAATATCAGCTCAAAAATCAGTGCTGCGGTGCCTACGTCTACAACGACGACCTCAAGCAGGTTGAAACCATCCTGGCAGACTACACAATTCTCGCCACTGGCGGCATCGGGCAAATTTACCAGCACACGACCAACACCGCATCCTCCATTGGTTCCGGTATGGTCATGGCGTCCCGCGCCAAAGCCAAAACCATCAACGCAGAATATGTGCAGTTCCACCCCACTTCGCTGTATCATCGTGCGCCGCGGCGTTTCCTGATCTCCGAAGCTGTTCGCGGTGCAGGCGCCCGGCTTGTCAATGAAAAGGGCGAAGCCTTTATGTCCCGCTATGACCCACGCGCCGACCTCGCTCCCCGCGACATCGTTACCCGTGCCATTCAGGACGAAATGCTCGCTACAGGGTCCCCCTGTGTGTATCTTGATGTCGCCAAGTACAGCACTGTAGACATTGAAAAAAGCTTCCCAACCATCACGAATAAATGCCGTGAAATTGGTCTGGAAATCACAAAGGAACCCATTCCAGTCGTTCCTTCTGCCCATTATTTCTGTGGTGGAGTGCTTACGGACACCCACGCGCGGACTACCCTTTCCCGGCTTTATGCCGTCGGCGAATGTGCTTGCACAGGTCTTCACGGAGCAAACCGTCTTGCCAGCACCTCACTGCTGGAAGCACTGCTTTACGGCGTCAGCGCAGCAGAAGATATTTCCAAGCACTACAACGCCCGGAACAAGTTGCCTAAGCGCCTTGTCGAGGCAATGCCCGACTGGGTTAGCGGTGGAAACACCGAAAACGAAGACCCCGCGCTTATTGCGCAGGATTGGGCCACCATCCGCACCACGATGTGGAACTATGTGGGCATTACCCGAACAACACCGCGCCTCAAGCGTGCCTATGACGACATGCGCAGCCTCTACCGAAACCTTCAGGACTTCTACCGGGAAACACCAATCTCCAAGTCGCTGATTGACCTTTTCCACGGATGCTATGCAGCCTACATCGTCACCCTCGGCGCAAGCAGAAACCACACCTCAACAGGTTGTCATTACCGGAAGTAA
- the secF gene encoding protein translocase subunit SecF, producing MGLQIIKSDTKIDFVGFRKIAFTLSILLILLGIGSLIMKGGPRYGIDFAGGITVQVKFDKAIQIDTLKDALGTTGLKDMTAQSFGSADDHEYLIRISAMDVSTDEVRTKVSEALTQNMSDTGFTIQRQEMVGPKVGADLREKALEAMFYAVLLIAIYISGRFEARWMAAAIMAAALSGGIYVLGLVNLPMSLLIVAAMLITVGLCWYLKLNYALGAVVALIHDVLITVGVFSLLNKEFDLTIVAALLTIIGYSLNDTIIVFDRIRENLRNKAHQTFGDVINVSVNQTLSRTLLTSGTTLFVVIALFVLGGGVIHDFALALLIGVGVGTYSSIFVASPILMGFGPSALQHDEDAEEAA from the coding sequence ATGGGACTGCAAATCATCAAATCTGATACGAAAATTGATTTCGTAGGCTTTCGTAAGATCGCTTTTACGCTGTCAATTTTGCTGATTCTGCTGGGCATCGGCTCCCTTATCATGAAGGGTGGCCCGCGCTACGGCATTGACTTCGCCGGTGGTATCACCGTTCAGGTTAAGTTTGACAAGGCTATTCAGATCGATACTCTGAAAGATGCCCTCGGAACCACTGGCCTGAAAGATATGACCGCTCAGAGCTTTGGTAGCGCTGACGATCATGAATATCTGATTCGTATTTCTGCAATGGACGTCTCCACGGATGAGGTCCGGACCAAGGTTTCCGAAGCCTTGACGCAGAATATGTCTGACACTGGATTCACCATTCAGCGTCAGGAAATGGTCGGCCCAAAAGTCGGTGCTGACCTCCGAGAAAAAGCCCTCGAAGCTATGTTTTATGCGGTTCTTTTGATCGCTATTTACATTTCCGGGCGTTTCGAAGCTCGCTGGATGGCTGCCGCAATTATGGCCGCAGCGCTTTCCGGTGGCATCTATGTCCTCGGACTCGTTAACCTGCCTATGAGTTTGCTTATTGTCGCCGCTATGCTGATTACTGTCGGCTTATGCTGGTATCTTAAGCTGAACTATGCGCTTGGCGCTGTCGTTGCGTTGATTCACGACGTGTTAATCACGGTCGGTGTGTTCTCGCTTTTGAACAAAGAATTTGATTTGACCATTGTTGCCGCTCTTCTGACGATTATTGGTTACTCCTTGAACGATACAATTATCGTTTTTGACCGTATTCGTGAGAACCTGCGCAACAAGGCTCATCAGACCTTTGGCGACGTCATCAATGTCTCTGTTAACCAGACTCTTTCCAGAACCCTGCTGACCTCTGGCACGACCCTGTTCGTTGTCATTGCACTCTTTGTTCTCGGTGGTGGCGTTATTCACGACTTTGCCCTCGCTTTGCTTATTGGTGTTGGCGTTGGTACGTACTCATCCATTTTCGTCGCAAGCCCAATCCTTATGGGATTTGGCCCTTCTGCTTTGCAGCACGACGAGGATGCAGAGGAAGCAGCCTAG
- the secD gene encoding protein translocase subunit SecD: MKGSLRYRIILALLVGVLGLAYVLPSFVAKDSPMRKVLPDDEISLGLDLKGGVHLTLGVDIDKAIEYNLNQLGQDIRSLARDEGVVVLKPAAKNGNLLEFTLLKDSQRAELDALLDKHYKNMLAVDSRKDSADGKVIYTLSMKDEYERQVSKLTVDQVLKTIRTRIDQFGVAEPDIRRQQGGRIQVQLPGLDDPQRAIDVIGRTAHLEFKLVDDMADLAKAKKGFLAPGREMATLKKLRMDGSYSEEPIVLKKDAVLSGEYITDAHVSYDNFGQAYVSMTFNARGARTFARITGENVKKRLAIVLDSEVYSAPVIQDKITGGRAQITGNFSDTEAADLALVLRSGALPAPVKVLEERSVGPSLGQESIDKGVTAAAAGFAVVLLFMVVYYGFSGFVADLALIFNMVLIMAGLAGFGATLTMPGIAGIILTIGMAVDANVIIFERIREELRRGLTARAAIEEGYARATLTILDANVTTVLAAIILYQFGTGPIRGFAVTLTLGILASMFTAIFVTRILFDWWAAKHNSDAKLSI; the protein is encoded by the coding sequence ATGAAAGGGAGCCTGCGTTACCGCATTATTCTCGCCCTGCTGGTGGGCGTGCTCGGCCTTGCCTATGTGCTGCCCTCGTTTGTTGCGAAGGATTCCCCCATGCGGAAAGTCCTCCCCGACGACGAGATCAGTCTGGGTCTCGACCTCAAAGGTGGTGTTCACCTGACTTTGGGTGTCGATATTGACAAGGCTATTGAGTACAACCTGAACCAGCTTGGTCAGGACATTCGTTCCTTAGCTCGTGATGAGGGCGTCGTCGTCCTTAAGCCTGCTGCAAAGAACGGAAATCTTCTGGAATTCACCCTGCTCAAAGATTCTCAGCGTGCAGAACTCGACGCACTGCTCGACAAGCACTACAAGAACATGCTCGCCGTTGACAGCCGTAAAGACAGCGCTGACGGAAAAGTGATCTACACCCTGAGCATGAAAGACGAGTACGAACGGCAGGTCTCCAAGCTGACCGTCGATCAGGTACTGAAAACTATCCGTACCCGTATTGACCAGTTTGGTGTTGCTGAACCCGATATTCGTCGCCAGCAGGGCGGTCGCATTCAGGTACAGCTGCCCGGTCTTGATGACCCGCAGCGTGCTATTGATGTTATTGGCCGTACTGCTCACCTTGAGTTCAAACTCGTTGACGACATGGCCGACCTTGCCAAGGCCAAGAAGGGCTTTCTTGCCCCCGGCCGCGAGATGGCTACTCTGAAAAAACTGCGTATGGATGGTTCCTACTCTGAAGAGCCAATCGTCCTCAAAAAAGACGCCGTTCTTTCCGGTGAGTACATCACTGACGCTCACGTCAGCTATGACAACTTTGGTCAGGCCTACGTTAGCATGACATTCAACGCCCGTGGCGCACGTACCTTTGCTCGCATCACTGGCGAAAATGTGAAAAAACGCCTCGCTATCGTCCTCGACAGCGAAGTGTATTCCGCTCCTGTCATTCAGGACAAAATCACTGGCGGCCGTGCTCAGATTACAGGCAACTTCTCCGATACAGAAGCTGCTGACCTTGCTCTGGTGCTCCGCTCTGGTGCTCTTCCTGCCCCTGTTAAGGTGCTCGAAGAACGCAGTGTTGGTCCTTCCCTTGGACAGGAATCCATCGACAAGGGTGTCACCGCCGCTGCCGCTGGCTTTGCCGTTGTTCTTCTCTTTATGGTTGTCTACTACGGCTTCAGTGGCTTTGTTGCTGACCTTGCCCTGATCTTCAACATGGTTCTTATCATGGCCGGTCTTGCTGGCTTTGGTGCGACCCTGACCATGCCCGGTATCGCAGGTATCATCCTGACTATCGGTATGGCTGTTGACGCAAACGTCATTATCTTTGAGCGTATACGTGAAGAACTTCGCAGAGGTTTGACAGCTCGCGCAGCCATCGAAGAAGGCTACGCACGTGCAACCCTCACCATTCTTGACGCAAACGTCACAACGGTTTTGGCTGCTATTATCCTTTATCAGTTTGGTACCGGTCCTATCCGTGGCTTCGCCGTGACCCTGACTCTGGGTATTCTGGCCTCCATGTTTACGGCTATCTTTGTGACCCGCATTCTCTTCGACTGGTGGGCTGCAAAGCATAATTCCGATGCAAAACTGAGCATCTAG
- the yajC gene encoding preprotein translocase subunit YajC produces the protein MFFADVAYAMGAGATGADGAANPLTAMMPLVLMFVIFYFLLIRPQQKKAKQHKEMLNALKKGDWVLTGGGFYGRIVEMHEEEVLLNVGESDLLVNRSFVSNVLDKAPKAFPAAKNDKKKK, from the coding sequence ATGTTTTTCGCTGACGTAGCCTACGCCATGGGCGCCGGTGCGACAGGAGCTGACGGCGCTGCAAATCCGCTGACCGCCATGATGCCCCTCGTTCTTATGTTCGTTATCTTCTACTTCCTGCTCATTCGTCCGCAGCAGAAGAAAGCGAAGCAGCACAAAGAAATGCTTAACGCACTGAAAAAAGGTGATTGGGTTCTGACTGGCGGTGGTTTCTACGGCCGTATTGTTGAAATGCATGAGGAAGAAGTCCTGCTGAATGTTGGTGAAAGCGACCTGCTCGTCAATCGTAGCTTTGTCTCCAACGTTTTGGACAAGGCTCCGAAAGCATTCCCCGCTGCCAAGAACGACAAAAAGAAAAAGTAG
- a CDS encoding DUF1499 domain-containing protein — protein MKRQAFFQKKNLHHRLFTEKKHKATDEVLKENIFRRNLQENKTAMLRDFSFSSIVFPIPFFTQLPYGTSMTSQSLLTLLAVWICLGLCSCVTASDSSSDLSKRRRFTPCPSSPNCVSSYATDNTHRIAAIEAQGPVPEVMARLKAAITTIPQSTVQQEDGNYIHATFRVKFLFIPFTDDVECLYSPEQSKIHIRSASRSGYWDFGVNRQRVEKIRRLFEKGVTSF, from the coding sequence ATGAAAAGGCAGGCTTTTTTTCAAAAGAAAAATCTCCATCACCGTCTTTTTACAGAGAAAAAGCACAAGGCAACAGATGAAGTTCTTAAAGAGAACATTTTTAGGCGAAATCTTCAAGAAAATAAAACAGCTATGCTCAGAGACTTTTCTTTCTCGAGTATTGTCTTTCCCATTCCTTTTTTTACGCAGTTGCCGTATGGTACATCCATGACTAGCCAGAGTTTACTCACACTGCTTGCGGTCTGGATATGCTTGGGCCTTTGCAGCTGCGTAACAGCATCAGACTCTTCTTCCGATCTGTCGAAACGTCGGCGATTCACCCCCTGCCCTTCCAGCCCCAATTGTGTGTCTTCTTATGCCACAGACAATACACACCGTATTGCGGCAATAGAAGCGCAAGGTCCTGTCCCAGAAGTAATGGCCCGTCTCAAAGCTGCCATTACGACAATTCCTCAATCAACCGTCCAACAGGAAGATGGGAACTACATTCATGCAACATTTCGTGTAAAGTTCCTGTTCATTCCCTTCACAGATGATGTCGAGTGTCTGTATAGCCCGGAACAGAGTAAAATTCACATCCGTTCTGCGTCGCGTTCTGGGTACTGGGATTTTGGCGTGAACCGCCAAAGAGTAGAAAAGATCAGACGTCTTTTCGAAAAAGGCGTCACATCATTTTAG
- a CDS encoding phosphoethanolamine transferase — MRLNKFFFFLLSCAFAGAMFNQQIYELPVWGMLLDLVVVCVLSLALGLLISLVPYVRVALFPLVSAGGFAAAYFYKTFGVSLSYDSLAWLVEANRFEVNSFLTPSLMGILGAGIVFGFVQAWLSGSFDLKNRRLKFGIFVGVLACTVFVYKGAWIGLKHFKVQKTYEAISLSRIYPFSVPKAARMYLHEANEMQKMLNLPDPATVPCSALPQEDRPIVTFIIGESVQAYHLGINGYPRETTPRLAKEKNLLNFGVCRSFGNTTRVSLVGMLTDATIKKRKPRHGSFIKIYNGLGYRTAFYSKQNKIGRSGQLTDMLISCAQDVQYIHNGGGDFTLLDPLEHAANTVKGGQLILLHMSGSHFSYKKHYGDDFRKFVPDAYENENLAQYHDEVINAYDNTIYKLDSFLVGVMDKLRDKDAVLIYASDHGDSLGKRGVFLHGTSIQKEQYEVPLLIWYSDLYAQKHPEIVAGLRSSLGKSVSHDNLYHTILGLGGIQSQLLDPKLDLTRGKAI, encoded by the coding sequence ATGCGCTTAAATAAATTTTTCTTTTTTCTGCTGAGCTGCGCTTTTGCCGGTGCGATGTTTAATCAGCAGATATATGAACTTCCGGTTTGGGGAATGCTCCTGGATCTGGTCGTCGTATGTGTGTTGTCTCTTGCTTTGGGCCTGCTTATCTCGCTTGTGCCCTATGTTCGCGTGGCGCTTTTCCCTCTTGTGAGCGCTGGCGGTTTTGCCGCTGCATATTTTTATAAAACATTTGGTGTGTCCCTGAGCTATGATTCTTTGGCGTGGCTTGTGGAAGCAAACAGATTTGAAGTAAACAGCTTCCTGACTCCCAGCCTTATGGGGATTCTAGGAGCTGGCATAGTCTTTGGCTTTGTGCAGGCTTGGTTGTCTGGTTCATTTGATTTGAAAAACAGACGGCTGAAGTTTGGTATTTTTGTTGGTGTCTTGGCCTGCACTGTTTTTGTGTACAAGGGAGCGTGGATAGGTTTGAAGCACTTTAAGGTGCAAAAAACATATGAGGCAATTTCGCTGAGCCGTATTTATCCGTTTTCGGTTCCCAAGGCTGCTCGCATGTATTTGCATGAAGCCAATGAAATGCAAAAAATGCTGAATCTGCCAGACCCTGCGACGGTGCCGTGTTCTGCTTTGCCGCAGGAAGATCGCCCTATTGTGACGTTTATTATTGGGGAAAGTGTTCAGGCGTATCATTTGGGGATAAACGGATACCCCAGAGAGACCACGCCGCGTCTTGCAAAAGAAAAAAATCTGCTCAACTTTGGTGTCTGCCGCTCTTTTGGTAACACAACGCGCGTTTCTTTGGTTGGTATGCTTACTGACGCAACAATCAAAAAACGGAAGCCGCGGCATGGCTCTTTCATTAAAATTTATAATGGATTGGGCTACAGAACTGCTTTTTATTCCAAGCAGAATAAGATTGGCCGAAGTGGTCAGCTGACAGATATGCTGATTTCCTGTGCGCAAGATGTACAATATATACACAACGGTGGCGGAGATTTCACTCTTCTTGATCCTCTTGAGCATGCAGCAAACACAGTGAAGGGTGGACAGCTTATTCTTCTTCATATGAGTGGTTCCCATTTCTCATACAAAAAGCATTATGGTGACGACTTTAGAAAATTTGTTCCAGATGCGTATGAGAATGAGAATTTGGCGCAGTATCATGATGAAGTGATTAACGCTTATGACAACACAATCTATAAGCTGGACAGTTTCCTCGTTGGGGTTATGGATAAACTTCGGGACAAGGATGCAGTCTTGATTTACGCCTCAGATCATGGCGATTCTTTGGGAAAACGCGGTGTTTTTCTTCATGGAACCTCCATTCAGAAAGAGCAGTATGAAGTGCCGCTGCTGATTTGGTACAGTGACCTCTACGCCCAGAAGCATCCTGAGATTGTTGCGGGCTTGCGCTCTTCGCTTGGCAAATCTGTTTCGCACGACAACCTGTATCATACGATTTTGGGACTTGGCGGTATCCAGTCGCAGCTCCTTGATCCAAAACTCGATTTGACTCGGGGCAAGGCAATATAG
- a CDS encoding diacylglycerol kinase: protein MERISRIVKAASYSWDGLRSAAQKEKAVQDELLVLVPVIVLAFWIGDTALETAVLISSWLLVLLTELLNTAIEAVTDRVGTEWNEYAKQAKDLGSAAVFVALCIAGITWFAVLVS from the coding sequence ATGGAACGCATTTCGCGAATTGTAAAGGCTGCATCGTACTCTTGGGATGGATTGAGAAGCGCAGCTCAGAAAGAAAAAGCCGTGCAGGATGAACTGCTTGTGCTCGTACCTGTGATTGTGCTGGCGTTTTGGATTGGAGATACAGCTCTGGAGACGGCTGTTCTTATAAGTAGCTGGTTGCTGGTTTTGCTGACGGAGCTTTTGAACACGGCAATTGAGGCTGTGACTGATCGTGTTGGCACAGAATGGAATGAATATGCCAAGCAGGCCAAGGATCTTGGCTCTGCTGCGGTGTTTGTCGCCTTGTGCATTGCGGGCATCACCTGGTTTGCAGTGTTGGTGAGCTAA
- a CDS encoding queuosine salvage family protein, whose translation MTVLAHELHQPRRGTRLAASLNNVAASCTNIAESGRSKIHFETRQLRTLASQLSTTTPPTPTALPSVSSRAQLSFIIIKNMLDFGQSYDELVLEHCGQERRQLLHIFLNQLQDAADDSGIISARQLCALTATELLSSFFGLEPENAPKALHTLSEMLIDVAHDAGNRLIAQGLHDLTEFVEQLVKAPDGQTTATRFVSQLAEHFPAFDDRRTWRDGMEVVYLEKAQRAAFELHQALSTVLPEYCSFPDVKTLFPCCGRELPLLFRNLDVLRMPEELSQRIEAGEILPPQREETELRAAAFAAFECIRMQRPDLSGPDILHGLRQLAQHSENLLHPHKTQYTCFY comes from the coding sequence ATGACTGTACTTGCACACGAACTCCATCAGCCTCGACGTGGCACCCGCCTTGCGGCCAGCCTGAATAACGTCGCGGCGTCATGCACCAATATTGCCGAGTCCGGCCGATCAAAAATCCATTTTGAAACCCGTCAGCTACGAACTCTCGCATCCCAGCTCAGCACAACGACTCCTCCCACTCCGACCGCTCTTCCCTCAGTCTCGTCCAGAGCACAGCTTTCGTTCATTATCATTAAAAATATGCTGGACTTTGGACAAAGCTACGATGAGCTTGTCCTTGAGCACTGTGGTCAGGAACGCCGCCAGCTTCTGCATATTTTTCTTAACCAGCTTCAGGACGCTGCTGATGACAGCGGCATTATTTCTGCCCGACAACTGTGCGCGCTCACAGCAACCGAGCTGCTTTCTTCCTTTTTTGGGCTTGAGCCAGAAAATGCTCCCAAAGCTCTCCACACCCTTTCCGAAATGCTCATTGATGTCGCTCATGATGCAGGCAACCGCCTTATCGCGCAGGGGCTTCATGATCTGACAGAATTTGTCGAGCAGCTTGTCAAAGCTCCAGACGGACAAACAACAGCCACTCGTTTTGTCAGCCAGCTTGCCGAACATTTCCCGGCTTTTGATGACCGCAGAACCTGGCGTGATGGGATGGAAGTTGTATATCTTGAAAAAGCACAGCGCGCCGCATTTGAGCTTCACCAAGCCCTATCCACAGTGCTCCCTGAATACTGCTCATTCCCAGATGTCAAAACCCTCTTCCCCTGCTGTGGACGCGAACTTCCACTGCTCTTTCGGAACCTCGACGTTCTCCGAATGCCTGAGGAACTGAGCCAGCGTATTGAAGCTGGAGAAATTCTTCCTCCCCAGCGGGAAGAAACTGAGCTTCGAGCAGCAGCGTTTGCCGCTTTTGAGTGCATCCGCATGCAGCGTCCCGATCTTTCTGGACCGGATATTCTCCACGGGTTACGCCAGCTCGCGCAACACAGTGAAAACTTACTCCACCCGCACAAAACGCAGTACACCTGCTTCTACTAG
- a CDS encoding sodium-dependent transporter → MQKRDGFTSSIGVTLATLGSAVGLGNIWKFPYMTGANGGASFLVVYIACTFLVGLPIMMAEILIGRHVKANAVESYKRLSPKGQPWFLIGVSGVVAAFAIMAFYSGVAGWVFAYVFKSIVALFTGTQATDSVAMFNSLVNDPIQPIIWQYIVLVSVGLIIMMGVAKGIEGTVKKLMPVLFFLLIALGIRSLTLPGASKGLEFLFSPDFSKIDSTVILMALGLAFFKLSIGMGTMTTYGSYYRNDQNVPTTTLRVMLADLLVSMLAGIAIFPAVFAFGMEPAAGPSLLFLTIPEVFKSMPMGGVFQVLFFVLTAVASIGAMLSLIEVPVAFATETLGWSRKSVTVITVILLMIFGAPAALATSVTKDWQLFGLNPFDFYDYLSSNLLLPIGGLAICLFAAWVWGGKAFKKAMSNDGALHNGGIANIVVLLLKFVTPLLILVILLQGLGLI, encoded by the coding sequence ATGCAGAAAAGAGACGGATTTACGTCCAGCATTGGCGTGACCCTGGCAACGCTAGGCTCCGCTGTTGGCCTTGGTAACATTTGGAAATTTCCGTACATGACGGGTGCCAATGGTGGCGCATCATTCCTTGTCGTGTACATTGCCTGTACTTTTCTTGTGGGCTTGCCCATCATGATGGCCGAAATTCTTATTGGCCGTCACGTTAAGGCAAACGCTGTTGAAAGCTACAAGCGACTTTCTCCCAAAGGACAGCCCTGGTTTTTGATCGGTGTTTCCGGGGTTGTGGCTGCTTTTGCTATTATGGCATTTTATTCCGGTGTCGCAGGCTGGGTTTTTGCCTATGTTTTCAAGAGCATTGTCGCACTCTTTACGGGAACACAGGCAACTGACAGCGTCGCCATGTTTAATAGTCTGGTGAATGATCCCATTCAGCCGATTATTTGGCAGTACATTGTCCTTGTTTCTGTTGGCCTGATTATCATGATGGGTGTGGCCAAAGGCATTGAGGGAACAGTGAAGAAGCTGATGCCCGTTCTGTTTTTCCTGCTCATTGCGCTTGGCATTCGCAGCTTGACACTTCCCGGTGCTTCCAAAGGTCTTGAGTTCCTGTTTAGCCCGGATTTTTCCAAGATTGACTCCACAGTTATTCTGATGGCTCTCGGTCTGGCATTCTTTAAGCTGTCCATTGGTATGGGTACCATGACTACATATGGTAGCTATTACCGGAACGACCAGAATGTTCCAACAACGACACTTCGCGTCATGCTGGCTGACCTGCTGGTTTCCATGTTGGCAGGCATTGCCATTTTCCCGGCTGTGTTTGCGTTTGGTATGGAGCCTGCTGCTGGTCCGTCCCTGCTGTTCCTGACAATCCCGGAAGTCTTTAAGTCCATGCCTATGGGCGGGGTTTTTCAGGTTCTGTTCTTCGTCTTGACTGCTGTTGCATCCATTGGTGCAATGCTGTCGCTTATTGAGGTGCCTGTGGCATTTGCAACAGAAACTCTTGGATGGAGCCGAAAGAGTGTTACAGTCATTACTGTGATTCTGCTGATGATCTTTGGTGCTCCGGCTGCTTTGGCAACCAGTGTGACTAAGGACTGGCAGCTGTTTGGCCTGAATCCTTTTGATTTCTATGACTACCTGTCTTCCAACCTGCTTCTGCCTATTGGCGGCTTGGCGATCTGCCTCTTTGCTGCCTGGGTCTGGGGTGGGAAGGCATTCAAGAAAGCGATGTCCAACGACGGCGCACTGCACAATGGTGGTATCGCCAACATTGTTGTGCTGCTCCTGAAATTTGTCACACCGCTTCTTATTCTGGTGATCCTTCTTCAGGGCCTTGGGTTGATCTAG